The Litorilinea aerophila genome segment AGGGTCTCCTCAGAGCGCCCCTTCTGGTAGACGTCCGCAGTGTCGATCAAGTTGATGCCCAGGTCCAGGGCGGTGTCGATGATGGCGTTGACGCCGGCCTGGTCGACCTTGCCGCCGAACTGGTTGGTGCCCAGGCCGATGACCGAGACACGCAGGCCGGATTTACCCAGCTGTCGATATTCCATGGATGAATGCTCCTTTGGAGGGTTACAAGTGACACGTAGACAAGTTCAAAATATTCAGGCTGGCCACGAACCTTCCCTGTCCATCAGCCATTAGCCATTCTCCATTATCCGTTTTCCATTAACCATTGTCCGTTCCCGCATCCAGCCGGTAGAAGGCGATGGCGTTGTCCCGGAAGAGCCGGCGCAGCTCCTCCTGGCTGCAGCCCTCCACCGCCCAGGCCAGGGTCTCCACCCAGCGGGGGTAGTCGGTGGCCTGGACCGCGACGGGCCAGTCGCTGCCGTACATCACCCGGTCGAAGCCGAAGGCCTCGATGACGTGGTCGATGTATGGCTTCAGCTCCTCCCGGGTCCAGCGACGATGGTCCGCCTCGGTCACCAGCCCGGAGACCTTGCACCAGACGTTGGGGAAGGCGGCCAGCTCCCGGATGTGTTCCCGCCAGGGGTCCAGCTGGCCCTGGCGGATATCCGGCTTGCCGATGTGGTCCAGGATAAAGGAGACTTCCGGGCACTGGGCCACCAGACGGATGACCCCCGGCAGCTGGAAGTGGTAGATGCAGATGTCGAAGCTCAGGCCATAATCGGCCAGGGCCTGGACGCCCTTCACAAAGTCCGGCCGCAGGCAGAACTCCGGATCCGGCTCAGACTGGAGGATACGGCGGACGCCCTTGACCAGGGGCATCGCGGCCAGCCACTCCAGGTCGGGGCGGGCGGCATCTCCCTGTTCCAGGGGCGCCCAGGGGACCATGCCCTGCAGGCGGGGCTCCTCCCGGGCCAGCTCCGCCACCCAGGCCGCCTCCTCCCGAAACTGGGCCGGGTCGCAGTCACACTGGAGAAAAACCATCTTCTCCACCTGGACCGGACCGATGGCCTGGCGGTAGTCCTCCAACAGGTAGGGGCGATTCAGTACCGGGTTGCCCGTCAGCCAGGAATAGCGCAACCGGTTGGGATCCCACAGATGGACGTGGGTGTCGACGATGGGGAAGGGGAGCATGGTGGTGCCTCCGTATGGCGGTCAGGGTGGTAGTCAGGCTATAGCCGGCTCAGGAACTGGAAGATGGCATCGCTGTTGCCGGGCAGATTCTCGTGGCCGAAATCCGGGTAGATGCGCAGGGACTTCTTGCTGCGGATCTTGTTGTAGGCGGCGAACTGGGTGGACGGTGGGCAGATGCGGTCGGCGAAGCCGGTGGCCATCATCACCTCGGCCTGGATGCGGGGGGCCAGGTGCTGGACGTCGATGTAGCCCAGTTTGGTGAAGATCTCCTGCTCCCGCTCGTGGAGGGGATCGAAGCGGCGGAAGTACTCCTCCAGCTCCGCGTAGGCGTTCTTGGCCAGCTCCAGATGCCAGACCCGCTGGTAGTCACAGAGGAAGGGGAAGACCGGCGCGGCCAGCTTGATGCGGGGCTCCAGCGCGGCGCAGGCCAGGGTCAGGCCGCCGCCCTGGCTGCCCCCGGTGGCGCCCACCCGGTCCGGATCCACCTCCGGCATCTCCATGACGATGCAGGCCAGCTGGGCCGTGTCCAGGAAGATCTGGCGGTAGAGCAGCTTGTCCGGCGAGTCGTCCAACCCCCGGATGATGTGCCCCCGCAGGGTCCAGCCTGCCACGCCGCCGGGATCCTGGGAGAGCCCGCCCTGGCCCCGGCAGTCCAGCGCGGCCACGGTGTAGCCCGCGGCCACGTAGCCCAACTTGTCGGACCAATCGCCCGAGCTACCGGAATAGCCGTGGAACATGAGCACGGCCGGGTGAGGCCGGGGCGCGTCCTTGGGGTGGAGCAGTTTGGCGTGGACCCGCGCGCCGCCCACACCGGTGAAGTAGAGGTGAAAACAGTGGGCGAAGGGAACCTGGAACTCCGCCGGGACCAGCTCCACCTGGGGATCCACGGCCCGCATTTCGGCCAGCGCCCGCTCCCAGTAGGTGTCGTGGTCTGCCGGCCGGGGATTGGTGCCCTGGTAGGTCTGCAGTTGCTCAAAGGGCATGTCAAAGAGCAGCGGCATGGTGTGCTCCTCTAGCTACGTTTGGTTCGGTGAAAAAGTTCGGTTGGTCATACCGATTGTTTTACGAAGTGGCGCTCATGATTCCGTAGGTCCGGTTTCCATACCGGACGAGCGGTCTATGCCTCTTGGTTAGGCAATCGGTATAAGAAGGAACAACGAAAAGCGTGAAATGACCCCAAATGATAAACAGCCGTGCTCAGAGATAGCGGCTGAACAGCTGACGAGTGGCGTCCCGGACGGTGGCCACCCGTCCCGCGGCCACCAGGCCCAGGGCCAGCAGGCCCAGCAGGGTATCCTCGGGCGTGGAGCAGAGCCGGTATTCTGCCTGCAGCCGGGCCGCGATCAGGTCCCGCAGGGTGGCGAAGCGCTGGGCCACGCCGCCGGAAAAGACCAGCCGCCGCCAGCCGGGCGTGCCGTCCGGGGCAAGGCGCCGGGCCGCGGCCTGGTAGTTCTCGGCCATGTGTTTGAAGGCCGCCCGAAAGAGGTGCCCCACCGACAGGTTGTCCTCCCGGATGTTGGTGATGGCCCCCGCGCTGCCCCCGTCCACGGCGAAGAAGTTCAGGTTGACCTCCAGGTCCGTCTCCGGGATGGCAGTCACCGCGCTGGCGATGTAGCGCCACGGGTCGCCCACGGTGGTGCGCTCCGCCCGGTCCAGCTCCAGGAGCAGGTCCACCAGGGCGTTGAGGGCGCGGCCGGCAGGGATGCTGGTGATGGTGTTCAGGAAGCGGCCGTCAAAAAAGGGCCGAGTCTCGTAGTCCCCGGGTTGCCACCGGGAGACGATCTGGCTCACCTGGGAACCGGTGGAGATGTTCAGGGAAAGCTCGTCCTCCTGGACCAGCGCGCCCACGATGGCGCACTGGTGGTCACCCACGGGCATGAAGCAGGGCAGGCGCCGGCCGTCCACCTCTACGGTGTAGGGCGCCTCGGTCACCGGGCGCAGGGCTGGCCAGCGCAGGCGCTCCAACCCCAGGGCGGCGATGACCTCCCGATGCCAGTCGCCCGTGGCCAGGTTCAACGCGCCGTGGGACGCGGCGTTGGTGGGCTCGGCGCAGGGCGTCTGGCCCGAGAGTTGCCCCAGCACGAAGTCCGGCAATGGCGCGGGCACCAGGGGTTCATCGGGCAGCAGCCCTTCCTCGGCCAGCCAGAAGAGGGCGCAGAGGGGCAGCCCTGGCCGCAGGCCGTTGCCCAGCTCCACGGCCGCCTCCGGCCCGATGCGCTCCCGGATGACGTCGAAATGGCTGCCCGCGCCCGACGGGTGGGGCAACAGGGTGCGCTGGTCCCGCCAGGTGATGGCGTTGGAGCGGGGGCGGCCCGCCGGGTCGGTCAGCACCAGGCCGTGCATCTGGCTGCACATCACCAGGCCGGCCGCCTCCGGCTCCAGGGAGAGCAGGCGCCCCAGCAGCTCCTGCACCTCCGCCACCACGGCCTGGGGCTCCACCTCGAAAAAGTGGGGCGGCAGATCGGGCAGGGGAGGCGGGAACGCCGTGCGTACGA includes the following:
- a CDS encoding amidohydrolase family protein yields the protein MLPFPIVDTHVHLWDPNRLRYSWLTGNPVLNRPYLLEDYRQAIGPVQVEKMVFLQCDCDPAQFREEAAWVAELAREEPRLQGMVPWAPLEQGDAARPDLEWLAAMPLVKGVRRILQSEPDPEFCLRPDFVKGVQALADYGLSFDICIYHFQLPGVIRLVAQCPEVSFILDHIGKPDIRQGQLDPWREHIRELAAFPNVWCKVSGLVTEADHRRWTREELKPYIDHVIEAFGFDRVMYGSDWPVAVQATDYPRWVETLAWAVEGCSQEELRRLFRDNAIAFYRLDAGTDNG
- a CDS encoding alpha/beta fold hydrolase; its protein translation is MPLLFDMPFEQLQTYQGTNPRPADHDTYWERALAEMRAVDPQVELVPAEFQVPFAHCFHLYFTGVGGARVHAKLLHPKDAPRPHPAVLMFHGYSGSSGDWSDKLGYVAAGYTVAALDCRGQGGLSQDPGGVAGWTLRGHIIRGLDDSPDKLLYRQIFLDTAQLACIVMEMPEVDPDRVGATGGSQGGGLTLACAALEPRIKLAAPVFPFLCDYQRVWHLELAKNAYAELEEYFRRFDPLHEREQEIFTKLGYIDVQHLAPRIQAEVMMATGFADRICPPSTQFAAYNKIRSKKSLRIYPDFGHENLPGNSDAIFQFLSRL
- a CDS encoding sedoheptulokinase, which codes for MKLIAIDLGTTFIKGAVLNLDELTIHHIVRTAFPPPLPDLPPHFFEVEPQAVVAEVQELLGRLLSLEPEAAGLVMCSQMHGLVLTDPAGRPRSNAITWRDQRTLLPHPSGAGSHFDVIRERIGPEAAVELGNGLRPGLPLCALFWLAEEGLLPDEPLVPAPLPDFVLGQLSGQTPCAEPTNAASHGALNLATGDWHREVIAALGLERLRWPALRPVTEAPYTVEVDGRRLPCFMPVGDHQCAIVGALVQEDELSLNISTGSQVSQIVSRWQPGDYETRPFFDGRFLNTITSIPAGRALNALVDLLLELDRAERTTVGDPWRYIASAVTAIPETDLEVNLNFFAVDGGSAGAITNIREDNLSVGHLFRAAFKHMAENYQAAARRLAPDGTPGWRRLVFSGGVAQRFATLRDLIAARLQAEYRLCSTPEDTLLGLLALGLVAAGRVATVRDATRQLFSRYL